In one window of Verrucomicrobiia bacterium DNA:
- a CDS encoding MBL fold metallo-hydrolase, translating into MTVRKKKQRSFITEVLLPSLFTRRLGQRQKPIFPKLKTGQIGITWIGHASFLIQTPHHNLLIDPNWANWLAVIRRLRHAGFHIDDLPNIDLVLITHAHFDHLNRRSLRQIADQQPIVVPAGVSGLVENMGFHFIHQMKWWDTWQHDGLEITFTPAKHWGARFLADTHRGFGGYVIRYHDRSIYHVGDSAYFEGFKEIGERLKPEIVLMPIGAYDPPSGRDVHISPEQAIEALDDLKAKLLIPMHFGTYRMSYEPFHEPPERLLRAAVKQGALSQIRMLNEGLPEVF; encoded by the coding sequence ATGACTGTTAGAAAAAAGAAACAACGCAGTTTTATTACCGAAGTTTTGTTGCCTTCTTTATTCACTCGTCGATTAGGCCAAAGACAAAAACCCATTTTTCCTAAACTTAAAACAGGACAAATTGGGATTACTTGGATTGGGCACGCTTCTTTTCTCATTCAAACTCCTCACCACAATTTGCTCATTGATCCCAATTGGGCCAATTGGCTGGCAGTCATTCGTCGGTTGCGTCATGCCGGATTTCATATCGATGATTTGCCCAATATTGATTTAGTTTTAATTACCCACGCTCATTTTGATCATCTGAATCGTCGAAGTTTGCGACAGATTGCTGACCAGCAACCTATCGTCGTTCCCGCCGGCGTGAGCGGTTTAGTGGAAAATATGGGTTTCCATTTCATTCACCAAATGAAATGGTGGGATACCTGGCAACATGATGGTCTGGAAATTACCTTTACTCCTGCAAAACATTGGGGTGCGCGGTTTTTAGCAGACACCCATCGGGGTTTCGGAGGCTATGTTATTCGTTATCATGACCGATCCATTTATCACGTGGGCGATTCCGCCTATTTCGAAGGCTTCAAAGAAATCGGAGAACGATTAAAACCGGAGATTGTTCTCATGCCCATTGGCGCTTACGATCCACCCTCCGGTCGTGACGTCCATATTTCTCCTGAGCAAGCAATCGAGGCCTTGGATGATTTAAAAGCAAAACTCTTAATTCCCATGCATTTTGGGACTTATCGCATGAGTTATGAACCCTTTCATGAGCCGCCCGAGCGTTTATTGCGAGCGGCCGTGAAACAAGGCGCTCTTTCTCAAATTCGAATGTTAAACGAAGGCTTGCCGGAAGTGTTTTAA